From the Leptolyngbya sp. O-77 genome, one window contains:
- a CDS encoding glycosyltransferase family 4 protein → MKVLHISTSDLDGGAARAAYRLHKGLLKIGVESQMLVRAKLSHDRTVIAHKPLMAQVASKVDGLPLRRYPTRDRSLFSVQWFPDSIVSKVKQINPDIIHLHWTHNGFLQIESLAKFQKPLVWTLHDMWAFTGGCHYTQECDRYTTGCGTCPHLNSEKPKDLSSKVWQRKLKSWRELNITLVTPSQWMAKCVSRSPLFEHCQVKVIPNGLDTTIYKPIDKLIARQIFNLPPHKKLVLFGAGSTSSDPRKGFQFLIKALQKLDLERWRDELGLVIFGESQSTALPVEFETHYVGRLNDDVSLATAYAAADVFVAPSMQDNLPNTVLESFACGTPCVAFEIGGMPDMIDYYQNGYLAKPFEPEDLAAGIEWVLDGQERWEKLSGSARRKAVESFSETQQVQDLMRLYPN, encoded by the coding sequence ATGAAAGTTCTTCACATTAGTACGTCCGACCTAGATGGTGGCGCTGCCCGAGCTGCCTATCGCCTTCATAAAGGGCTGCTGAAAATTGGTGTGGAGTCTCAAATGTTAGTGCGGGCAAAACTGAGCCACGACAGAACAGTCATCGCCCACAAGCCGCTGATGGCCCAAGTGGCCTCTAAGGTGGATGGATTACCGCTGCGGCGCTACCCAACGCGCGATCGCAGTTTGTTCTCAGTACAGTGGTTTCCTGACTCGATCGTATCTAAGGTTAAGCAGATTAATCCTGATATTATTCATCTGCACTGGACCCACAATGGCTTTTTACAAATTGAGTCCCTGGCTAAATTTCAAAAGCCTTTAGTGTGGACTCTGCATGATATGTGGGCCTTTACCGGGGGATGTCACTATACTCAGGAGTGCGATCGCTATACGACGGGATGTGGCACCTGCCCTCATCTCAACAGCGAAAAGCCTAAGGATTTATCGAGCAAAGTTTGGCAGAGAAAGCTGAAATCTTGGCGAGAACTGAATATTACGCTCGTAACGCCGAGCCAGTGGATGGCAAAGTGCGTTAGCCGCAGTCCTCTGTTTGAACATTGTCAGGTAAAGGTCATTCCCAATGGATTAGATACCACTATATACAAACCCATTGATAAACTAATTGCTCGACAGATATTTAATTTGCCGCCACACAAGAAACTCGTTTTATTTGGCGCGGGCAGCACCAGTAGTGACCCTCGCAAGGGATTTCAGTTTTTGATTAAAGCACTGCAAAAGCTTGATTTAGAGCGTTGGCGAGATGAGCTAGGCCTAGTCATCTTCGGTGAGTCCCAATCTACAGCTCTGCCCGTAGAATTTGAGACCCACTATGTTGGGCGACTCAATGACGATGTTTCCTTAGCAACAGCCTATGCGGCCGCAGATGTCTTTGTCGCTCCCTCTATGCAAGATAACCTGCCAAACACAGTGTTGGAGTCCTTCGCCTGCGGTACACCCTGCGTTGCATTTGAAATTGGCGGTATGCCAGATATGATTGACTATTATCAGAATGGCTATCTAGCAAAGCCTTTTGAGCCAGAAGACTTAGCAGCAGGGATAGAGTGGGTATTAGATGGTCAAGAAAGATGGGAAAAGCTATCAGGATCTGCGCGAAGAAAAGCTGTAGAGTCCTTTAGTGAAACTCAGCAGGTGCAGGACTTGATGCGTCTGTATCCAAATTAG
- a CDS encoding O-antigen ligase family protein yields MSRANIFALLITTAVFLSGFADAFRGFSAGFLSLQGLLTVLAAVMSWFLIIIRGKISKLVLTAPLLISFITLGLVSLLWNASTLPEFIAGFQNLSVYAAFVGFLVLSTTECSKNPYFRKKIGRTLSLTFKLSAMLYGLGLVIAGPGASLFMGARAFALYIILGSAWFLGAWRYRVAGGIFWFMFIQIVLALSFSRMATVISILLFPLSQLSFKNLKDLLRVFLSLVLILILATLAFTYVTPVRERFTSQGDNAEILGIKVNTSGRAEFWEPVYASTMESPLLGKGPGSVAEVVLAVNDTTGGHPHNDYLRIFHDFGIIGLLLWLMGYFGLLIKTLRSWLDSDKRNDRSAHIHLSAFLALLAVALAMLTDNIIVYIFTMVPLGVLTGLSLGSQGGQGQVSKPSRIESYQARRKLYNIHNTR; encoded by the coding sequence ATGTCTAGAGCTAACATCTTCGCGCTTTTAATTACTACAGCAGTTTTCCTGAGTGGATTTGCTGACGCTTTTCGGGGATTTTCGGCTGGTTTTTTGAGCCTACAGGGATTACTAACTGTACTTGCTGCAGTTATGAGCTGGTTTCTAATAATCATCAGAGGAAAGATATCTAAGCTCGTATTGACAGCGCCATTACTTATATCGTTTATAACCCTAGGGCTTGTAAGTCTTCTCTGGAATGCGTCTACTCTCCCAGAATTTATTGCTGGTTTCCAGAACCTCTCTGTCTATGCGGCTTTCGTAGGATTTCTCGTACTTTCAACTACAGAGTGTTCTAAAAATCCTTACTTCAGAAAGAAAATTGGGAGAACACTTAGTCTAACATTTAAGCTCTCAGCTATGTTGTACGGACTGGGTTTAGTCATAGCAGGTCCAGGTGCGAGCTTATTCATGGGTGCTCGCGCTTTTGCTCTGTATATCATTCTCGGTAGTGCCTGGTTTCTAGGAGCTTGGCGCTATCGCGTCGCAGGAGGAATCTTTTGGTTTATGTTTATTCAGATAGTCCTCGCGCTGAGCTTCTCCCGAATGGCAACTGTCATCTCCATACTGCTATTTCCTCTATCGCAACTATCTTTCAAGAACTTAAAAGATTTGCTCCGAGTTTTTCTCTCTTTAGTCCTAATCTTAATACTTGCTACACTGGCATTCACTTATGTCACCCCAGTTCGCGAGCGCTTCACGAGTCAGGGGGATAACGCAGAAATTCTAGGCATTAAGGTTAATACGTCTGGACGAGCAGAGTTTTGGGAACCTGTATATGCATCAACTATGGAGTCTCCCCTGTTAGGCAAGGGCCCAGGCTCTGTAGCGGAGGTTGTGCTAGCTGTTAACGACACTACGGGTGGGCATCCTCACAATGACTACCTGAGAATTTTTCATGACTTTGGAATTATTGGCTTGCTGCTTTGGCTGATGGGATACTTTGGGCTTTTGATAAAAACCCTCCGGAGCTGGTTAGACTCTGACAAAAGGAATGATAGGAGTGCGCACATTCATCTATCGGCATTTCTTGCACTCTTGGCAGTTGCTTTAGCAATGCTAACTGATAACATAATTGTATACATATTTACTATGGTTCCTCTTGGAGTTCTTACAGGGCTCTCATTAGGATCTCAAGGCGGTCAGGGTCAGGTATCAAAACCTTCAAGAATAGAGTCTTATCAGGCTCGCCGCAAACTGTACAATATACATAACACAAGGTAA
- a CDS encoding glycosyltransferase: MNKTRNISILVNRIAPYRLPIYQAIGDQFNLFINYGGGENNRSTWKDLEKQLRDVKARKSWGWIFRFKEKRGDSLYDYKFLHITPGFFIDLLHQSPDIIISHELGFRTFIAIVYGLIYRKPVWVWWGGTLHTERSAGNFKKILRLFLSKFVKKWISYGQTSTEYLLSIGVDRNKILQIQNCVDEKLYSVNCTPLIDLKPKPVFLYVGQLISRKGVDKLLESLALLQVEGYDFSILLVGEGGEREFLESLASKLELSNVLFYPAQSPMDMVRVYKSADYLVFPTLEDVWGLVVNEAILSGINVLSSVYAGCSTELLPPQNIFDPLNSESFLAILKSALENRLPKPDLSRVITSSEVAGTLIKEIEQELL, translated from the coding sequence ATGAATAAGACACGAAATATATCTATCTTGGTGAACAGAATAGCGCCCTACAGGCTGCCTATATATCAGGCGATAGGCGACCAATTTAACTTATTTATCAACTATGGTGGAGGAGAGAATAATCGAAGTACGTGGAAAGATCTTGAAAAGCAACTTAGAGATGTTAAAGCTAGGAAGTCCTGGGGGTGGATCTTTAGGTTCAAAGAAAAGAGAGGTGACAGCTTATATGATTACAAGTTTCTTCACATAACGCCAGGCTTTTTTATTGATTTGCTCCATCAAAGTCCGGACATCATAATTTCTCATGAATTAGGCTTCCGCACATTCATCGCCATAGTGTATGGCTTGATATATAGAAAGCCTGTTTGGGTATGGTGGGGCGGGACTCTGCATACAGAACGTTCAGCGGGGAATTTTAAGAAAATACTTAGATTATTCTTGTCTAAGTTCGTAAAGAAATGGATTAGCTACGGTCAAACCTCAACAGAATATCTACTATCTATAGGGGTGGATAGAAATAAAATTCTACAAATTCAAAACTGCGTAGATGAAAAACTCTATTCTGTAAACTGCACACCGTTAATCGATCTTAAACCTAAGCCGGTATTTCTATATGTCGGACAATTAATCTCCAGAAAAGGTGTAGACAAGTTATTAGAATCTTTAGCCCTCTTACAGGTTGAAGGGTACGATTTTTCAATCTTACTAGTTGGCGAGGGAGGAGAGAGAGAATTCCTTGAATCATTGGCCTCCAAGCTTGAACTAAGCAATGTTTTGTTTTACCCTGCACAATCACCGATGGACATGGTGAGGGTATATAAAAGTGCAGACTACTTAGTCTTTCCTACGTTAGAAGACGTTTGGGGTCTGGTTGTCAATGAAGCAATCTTATCTGGTATTAATGTTCTTTCGTCAGTCTATGCAGGGTGTTCAACGGAGCTGCTACCTCCGCAAAATATTTTTGATCCTCTAAACTCTGAAAGCTTCCTCGCTATTCTAAAGAGCGCTCTAGAAAATCGCTTGCCGAAGCCCGACTTGAGTAGAGTTATTACTAGTTCGGAAGTAGCAGGTACTCTTATTAAAGAAATTGAACAAGAACTCTTATAA
- a CDS encoding glycosyltransferase, which translates to MIQNYLSISSKPYSSSLHKSELQINQRVILFDLQSTGHHAAYITHLVRYWDKNSFPGEVSIVVSPEFIQRHSAVVSLVGESDQAKVRFIPISDQEFEQIQQTARRWGKAGVYLQEWRLLCRYARLLQATHCLAMYLDTCELPLVLGFKPPCRLSGIYFRPTFHYGDFSSEPHSISRDLQIKREKLFVHRTLRNPSFQILFCLDPLVEKTLRQKYPDSNLVTLPDPVDLSTQVNFDLAALRKEHSIEPGRQVFLLFGSIDARKGVYQVLQSLLYLHKKVSQKICLLIVGSVKLEEKSSIQSSIEATLRHSSAQIITHFEFVSDESVHHYFQLADVVLAPYQRHVGMSGILLLAAAARKPVLSSNYGLMGELVRRYELGLIVDSTQPKEIALGIAQMLVESQSFCNLDKMKRFAEENSAENFARTIFFHLMNLGSHN; encoded by the coding sequence ATGATTCAGAACTACTTGAGTATATCATCCAAGCCTTATAGCTCTTCGCTGCACAAGTCTGAACTGCAGATAAATCAGAGAGTTATACTCTTTGATTTGCAATCAACGGGGCACCACGCTGCATATATTACTCATTTAGTGCGCTACTGGGATAAAAATTCCTTTCCCGGAGAGGTGAGTATTGTAGTTTCTCCTGAGTTTATCCAGCGCCATAGTGCTGTTGTGAGCCTCGTCGGGGAGTCCGATCAAGCTAAAGTCAGATTCATCCCTATTTCCGACCAAGAATTTGAGCAAATTCAGCAAACTGCTCGCCGCTGGGGGAAGGCAGGGGTATATCTTCAAGAGTGGAGGCTACTCTGCCGCTATGCCCGCTTGTTACAGGCAACTCACTGTCTGGCAATGTACCTAGACACCTGTGAACTGCCGTTGGTGCTTGGTTTCAAGCCTCCTTGCCGACTATCCGGTATTTATTTCCGTCCTACGTTTCATTATGGTGATTTCTCCTCCGAGCCTCATTCCATAAGCCGTGATTTACAAATTAAGCGAGAGAAGCTATTCGTCCATAGAACTTTAAGAAATCCCAGTTTTCAGATTCTCTTCTGCCTTGATCCACTGGTAGAGAAAACCCTAAGGCAGAAGTATCCTGACTCCAACCTCGTTACCTTGCCTGATCCCGTAGATCTTTCTACTCAAGTCAATTTTGATTTAGCTGCTTTGCGAAAAGAGCATAGTATTGAACCAGGCAGACAAGTTTTCCTTCTGTTTGGCTCTATAGATGCCCGAAAAGGTGTTTATCAGGTCTTGCAATCATTACTGTATTTACATAAGAAGGTGAGCCAAAAAATTTGTCTCCTTATCGTTGGGAGTGTAAAACTGGAAGAAAAATCCTCAATCCAGTCGAGTATTGAAGCGACGCTGCGACACTCCTCTGCTCAAATCATTACCCATTTTGAGTTTGTGTCTGATGAGTCAGTGCATCACTATTTTCAATTAGCAGATGTCGTATTAGCGCCCTATCAGCGACACGTAGGTATGAGCGGTATTCTGCTTCTCGCAGCCGCAGCACGAAAACCTGTTTTAAGCTCGAATTATGGGTTGATGGGTGAACTAGTCCGCCGCTATGAATTGGGGCTAATTGTCGATTCTACACAGCCTAAAGAAATAGCCCTTGGCATAGCTCAGATGTTAGTTGAAAGCCAATCCTTCTGTAACTTAGACAAGATGAAGAGATTTGCAGAAGAAAACTCGGCAGAAAACTTTGCTAGAACTATATTTTTCCATCTCATGAATCTAGGTTCCCACAACTAG
- a CDS encoding glycosyltransferase, translating into MKILLAHNYYQQKGGEDGVFHAEVKLLESRGHDVYQYTVHNDCIEGMRSIDVARVTIWNSKSYQDLQNLIRNRNFQIVHFHNIFPLISPAAYYAAKSEGLPVIQTLHNYRLLCPNAEFFRVGEVCERCLGKAIPLPSVQYGCYRHDRLASAAVVSMLAIHRGLNTWNRMVDRYIVLNSFAQKKFVEGGFAPEKLVVKPNFVDPDPGFGAGDGGYALFVGRLAPEKGIGTLLAAWQHLGADIPLKIAGDGPLAPQVAAAAQQTKGVDQLGKIPMEEVYELMGKAAFLVFPSEWYEGLPRTIVETFAKGTPVIASKIGAIAELVDHGRTGLLFEPGNVEDLANQVRWAIAHPNELARMRQEARAEFEAKYTADANYRQLMEIYAMVGASER; encoded by the coding sequence ATGAAAATCTTACTCGCTCACAATTATTATCAGCAAAAGGGCGGAGAGGATGGTGTCTTTCACGCAGAAGTTAAATTGCTGGAGTCTAGAGGGCATGATGTCTATCAATACACGGTGCATAATGATTGCATTGAAGGAATGCGCTCTATCGATGTAGCGCGGGTAACAATATGGAACTCAAAATCATATCAAGACCTGCAAAATTTAATTCGCAATAGAAACTTTCAAATTGTTCACTTTCACAATATATTTCCGCTGATATCACCAGCCGCCTATTATGCAGCTAAATCAGAAGGGTTGCCGGTAATCCAGACCTTGCATAACTATCGCTTACTCTGTCCCAATGCTGAGTTTTTTCGCGTGGGGGAGGTCTGTGAACGCTGCTTAGGGAAGGCAATTCCACTGCCTAGCGTGCAGTATGGGTGCTATCGGCATGATCGATTAGCCTCTGCCGCTGTGGTGTCTATGCTGGCTATTCACCGAGGCCTAAATACCTGGAATCGGATGGTGGATCGCTACATTGTTCTGAACTCATTTGCCCAGAAGAAATTTGTCGAGGGCGGCTTTGCTCCCGAGAAACTGGTGGTAAAGCCTAATTTTGTAGACCCCGATCCAGGTTTTGGAGCAGGAGACGGAGGATACGCTTTGTTTGTTGGTCGTCTGGCACCCGAAAAGGGGATCGGTACACTGCTCGCGGCTTGGCAGCACCTTGGGGCAGACATTCCTTTGAAAATTGCTGGAGATGGACCACTGGCCCCGCAAGTTGCGGCGGCTGCCCAACAGACTAAGGGGGTGGATCAGCTCGGGAAGATACCGATGGAGGAGGTTTACGAATTGATGGGAAAGGCGGCGTTTCTGGTATTTCCTTCTGAGTGGTATGAGGGATTGCCGCGAACGATTGTGGAGACCTTTGCCAAGGGAACGCCTGTGATTGCGTCTAAGATTGGGGCGATCGCCGAGTTGGTCGATCACGGACGCACTGGCTTGCTGTTTGAACCGGGAAATGTAGAAGACTTGGCAAATCAGGTGAGATGGGCGATCGCCCATCCTAACGAGCTAGCAAGGATGCGCCAGGAAGCTCGTGCTGAATTTGAGGCGAAGTACACCGCCGACGCAAACTATCGACAATTGATGGAAATCTATGCAATGGTGGGGGCTTCTGAACGCTGA
- a CDS encoding transposase, translating to MTISWLYLKRDGQLEKRFVLSTRPLKGSTITWWGRRRWSIEGFFKTIKHRFGLHRFAQQTLKGVYRWLMLCFLSFVLVHWVHRATHAKATPDWKVAATAALDALFPEVAACLALLQVERARSLLDSLGIAVHFVHLAELKT from the coding sequence GTGACGATTTCTTGGCTTTACCTCAAACGCGACGGCCAGTTGGAGAAACGCTTTGTCCTCTCGACTCGTCCCCTCAAAGGCAGCACCATCACTTGGTGGGGGCGTAGACGATGGAGCATTGAGGGATTTTTCAAAACCATCAAACATCGCTTTGGGTTGCATCGCTTTGCTCAGCAGACGCTCAAGGGCGTATATCGCTGGTTGATGTTGTGTTTCCTCAGCTTTGTGCTGGTTCATTGGGTTCACCGCGCAACTCACGCCAAAGCGACCCCTGATTGGAAAGTCGCTGCAACTGCTGCATTAGACGCCTTGTTCCCGGAAGTCGCAGCTTGTTTAGCGCTGCTTCAAGTTGAGCGAGCGCGATCCCTGCTCGATTCACTCGGTATTGCGGTGCACTTTGTCCACCTCGCTGAGCTAAAAACGTAG
- a CDS encoding transposase — METILGHAQALVYTLLSLMPSAYQRDSLQAMLGLFLEAQGQPSPQHSLIKSGSALSRFLNEYAWPTRQVVRVVRRQIVQQLLQSAPKGRRPWLQVVVDLTTLEKCGKFKAFASLIRVLQGKRGLHLVVLYLVVGECRVPWSFRVWRGKHQRTAVQLAIRLIGSLPPALTSAFRVVILADTAFGSVAFLKAMRKRRYSVIVGVRCDRKLADGRCVSKLVKKGATGALRGTELPGDDFLALPQTRRPVGETLCPLDSSPQRQHHHLVGA; from the coding sequence GTGGAAACCATTCTTGGACACGCCCAAGCGTTAGTCTACACCCTGCTCAGCCTGATGCCGAGTGCCTACCAAAGAGACAGCCTGCAAGCGATGCTGGGGTTGTTCCTAGAAGCTCAAGGGCAACCCTCGCCGCAACACAGTTTGATTAAGTCGGGTAGTGCGTTGAGCCGATTTCTCAACGAGTATGCCTGGCCCACCCGCCAAGTCGTGCGCGTGGTGCGACGGCAGATCGTGCAGCAACTGTTGCAGTCTGCTCCCAAAGGTCGCCGTCCCTGGTTGCAGGTGGTGGTGGATCTGACGACGTTGGAGAAATGCGGCAAGTTCAAAGCGTTTGCATCGCTGATTCGTGTGCTGCAAGGCAAGCGAGGATTGCATCTGGTGGTGCTGTATCTGGTGGTTGGAGAGTGTCGAGTGCCCTGGAGTTTTCGGGTCTGGCGTGGCAAACATCAGCGGACTGCGGTGCAGTTGGCGATTCGCTTAATAGGTAGCTTGCCCCCTGCGTTAACGAGCGCCTTCCGGGTGGTCATTCTGGCAGACACCGCCTTTGGCAGCGTGGCCTTCCTCAAAGCGATGCGAAAGCGCCGTTACTCGGTAATTGTCGGGGTGCGGTGTGACCGCAAACTGGCTGATGGTCGCTGTGTGAGCAAACTGGTGAAAAAAGGGGCAACAGGTGCGCTTAGAGGGACTGAACTTCCCGGTGACGATTTCTTGGCTTTACCTCAAACGCGACGGCCAGTTGGAGAAACGCTTTGTCCTCTCGACTCGTCCCCTCAAAGGCAGCACCATCACTTGGTGGGGGCGTAG
- a CDS encoding ChaB family protein, with amino-acid sequence MTSAFAKPPAKCVSAAFKDQVKLQDAVQRLLNRGVPKERISIVGRNFQSEARITGFLTKKDVILDGLASGAFYGSLFGSVLSLLTGVGVLFIPFLGAVVAAGPLAAALLGATSGALYGALGAGLGSALMSLGMPQDKAAIYQTRVQAGEFLLVVEVPDEKSGETFLLLQSAGGEEVAITEMQIPQESDGEMTGSDQISPEIRADLSTEAQQTFLETYNQTLSESSEKSNALMKAWERIKQLFERDDKGIFSKRKADNDQKDSGTS; translated from the coding sequence ATGACATCTGCCTTTGCCAAGCCTCCGGCGAAATGTGTATCTGCTGCGTTTAAAGATCAGGTAAAGCTGCAAGATGCTGTCCAGCGCTTGCTGAATCGGGGTGTCCCCAAAGAGCGTATTTCAATTGTGGGACGTAATTTTCAATCCGAAGCTCGAATTACTGGATTCCTAACCAAAAAGGATGTGATCCTGGATGGATTAGCCAGTGGAGCCTTCTACGGTTCGCTGTTTGGTTCTGTCTTGAGTTTGCTCACAGGTGTAGGGGTGTTGTTCATTCCCTTTCTAGGAGCAGTGGTGGCGGCTGGGCCACTCGCTGCTGCACTGCTAGGTGCAACGAGTGGCGCGTTGTATGGAGCCTTGGGAGCCGGTTTGGGGTCTGCCTTAATGTCGCTAGGGATGCCCCAAGATAAAGCTGCAATTTATCAAACGCGGGTGCAAGCGGGCGAATTTTTGCTCGTCGTAGAAGTTCCTGATGAAAAGTCTGGTGAGACTTTTTTGCTCTTGCAAAGTGCGGGAGGCGAAGAAGTGGCCATCACGGAGATGCAAATTCCACAGGAATCGGACGGAGAAATGACGGGAAGTGACCAAATTTCGCCAGAAATACGGGCAGATTTGTCAACGGAAGCTCAGCAGACTTTTTTAGAAACCTATAATCAAACGCTTAGCGAGTCCTCCGAGAAAAGTAACGCCTTGATGAAAGCTTGGGAGCGGATTAAACAGTTGTTCGAGCGGGATGATAAGGGCATTTTTTCAAAGCGCAAAGCCGACAATGATCAGAAGGACTCAGGAACGAGCTAG
- a CDS encoding DnaJ C-terminal domain-containing protein has protein sequence MATADFKDYYEILGVSKTATPEEIKKAYRKLARKCHPDLNPDDPEAEARFKEINEAHEVLSDPEKRQKYDQFGQYWKQAMAGAPPPDGSGFEETDFGQYGSFDDFIDELLGRFGRSGGTGRRVYTYRTTTGPEGFREYVEFGDDPFSRFTEMPAQDTEAAIALTLSEAFHGTQKRLQIGDETVTVRIPPGAKSGSRIRIKGKGQVNPFSQQRGDLYLTIELLPHAFYKFDGNNLVCEIPIRADEAVLGAQIEVPTPDSSVTMTIPPGVDSGQTLRLRGKGWRDPQGNRTDLLVRLKIVSPKDLSPQEKECYEKLRQVSHFNPRKALAEVRL, from the coding sequence ATGGCTACAGCCGATTTCAAGGACTACTACGAAATTCTCGGAGTTAGCAAAACTGCTACTCCAGAGGAAATCAAAAAGGCTTACCGAAAACTAGCGCGTAAGTGTCATCCTGACTTAAATCCAGACGATCCAGAGGCAGAGGCTCGCTTTAAGGAAATTAACGAAGCTCATGAGGTGCTGTCTGATCCAGAGAAGCGCCAAAAATACGACCAGTTTGGACAGTACTGGAAGCAGGCGATGGCAGGTGCGCCGCCGCCGGATGGGTCAGGTTTTGAAGAAACGGACTTTGGTCAATACGGCAGCTTTGATGATTTTATTGATGAATTGCTAGGTCGGTTTGGGCGAAGCGGTGGAACTGGGCGGCGGGTTTATACTTACCGCACCACAACGGGGCCTGAGGGATTTCGAGAGTATGTCGAGTTTGGAGATGATCCCTTTAGCCGCTTTACTGAGATGCCTGCTCAGGATACCGAAGCGGCGATCGCCCTCACTTTGTCTGAAGCGTTTCACGGCACGCAAAAGCGCTTACAAATTGGAGATGAGACGGTTACAGTGCGAATTCCGCCGGGTGCCAAGTCTGGCAGTCGCATTCGGATTAAAGGAAAGGGACAAGTCAACCCTTTTAGTCAACAGCGGGGAGATTTGTACCTAACCATTGAGCTGCTGCCTCATGCTTTCTACAAGTTTGACGGCAATAACTTGGTGTGCGAAATTCCGATTCGTGCAGACGAGGCAGTGCTGGGCGCTCAAATTGAGGTGCCTACTCCAGATAGTTCTGTGACGATGACGATTCCTCCTGGTGTAGATTCGGGTCAAACACTTAGGCTGCGGGGCAAAGGCTGGCGTGATCCGCAAGGCAATCGAACAGATTTGCTGGTTCGCTTGAAGATCGTTTCACCCAAAGATCTCAGCCCTCAGGAAAAAGAATGCTATGAAAAGTTGCGGCAGGTGAGCCACTTTAATCCTCGAAAAGCACTTGCGGAGGTGCGCCTATGA
- a CDS encoding chaperone modulator CbpM — translation MTQSFGLSRLVWSETGDRLYSFEQAAYFTQTSIPLIEKCVALGVIEPEGDMLHRQDLVRIVRVLRLRRDLGLNLAGAAMVLDMATEIAQLKAQLRALRQ, via the coding sequence ATGACCCAGAGTTTTGGTCTATCTCGTCTGGTTTGGTCGGAGACGGGCGATCGCCTGTACAGTTTTGAGCAGGCTGCGTACTTTACACAGACTTCGATTCCACTCATTGAGAAGTGCGTGGCGCTGGGAGTTATTGAGCCTGAAGGCGATATGTTGCATCGACAAGATCTAGTGCGAATTGTAAGAGTCTTGCGACTGCGCCGTGATTTAGGACTGAATCTAGCGGGTGCAGCAATGGTGTTGGATATGGCAACTGAAATTGCTCAACTCAAGGCGCAACTGCGTGCCCTGCGTCAATAA
- a CDS encoding DUF1614 domain-containing protein — translation MSITVKYNQKHNQTMIYLPVTFTLFLLFLLLFPFIWFAIALDVVELAVAKLGFSPNVAFLLFISVLVGSTINIPLYERVTTVPVISDFANLWTARFWGIPLRRIEQKTIVALNVGGGLIPSLLAIYEFTRADPLLIMLVTAIVTTVSYFSAQIVPGIGIQMNALVAPLTASLAATALSPAPQPIAFAGGVLGTLIGADLLHLREIEKMTAGVLSIGGAGVFDGIALCGLFALLLT, via the coding sequence TTGAGTATTACAGTCAAATATAACCAAAAACATAATCAAACTATGATTTATCTTCCTGTCACTTTTACGCTGTTCTTGCTGTTCTTACTGCTATTTCCGTTTATTTGGTTTGCGATCGCCCTCGACGTAGTAGAGCTGGCAGTAGCAAAGTTAGGCTTCTCTCCTAACGTCGCATTCCTGCTATTCATCTCTGTGCTAGTGGGTAGCACAATCAATATTCCCTTATATGAACGAGTCACAACCGTCCCTGTTATTTCAGATTTTGCCAATCTCTGGACAGCGCGGTTTTGGGGTATTCCACTCAGAAGAATTGAGCAAAAGACAATTGTTGCACTCAATGTTGGAGGTGGCTTGATTCCATCTCTATTAGCGATTTATGAATTCACGCGAGCTGATCCGCTTCTGATCATGCTCGTTACAGCAATTGTGACAACTGTTAGCTACTTCTCGGCTCAGATAGTTCCTGGAATCGGCATCCAAATGAATGCTCTAGTTGCTCCGTTGACTGCTTCCCTAGCTGCAACTGCTCTTTCTCCTGCTCCTCAGCCCATTGCGTTTGCAGGAGGAGTTTTAGGAACGTTAATCGGTGCCGATTTACTACATTTGAGAGAGATAGAAAAAATGACAGCAGGAGTCTTAAGTATTGGCGGAGCAGGCGTGTTTGATGGAATCGCCCTATGTGGGTTATTTGCCCTGTTGCTTACCTGA